Genomic DNA from Paenibacillus sp. KS-LC4:
CGCGAAAAGAGTTTGCTTCCGATCGCCATTCCCCTTAAGTTTCCTCAATTTAACTGGATCAGCCGTTGAAACTTAAGGGTAAAAGCATATGCTTATGATGCTGCTTTCCTACGGAAAGCTTTAAGCGAACGCTGCCGCTTCTCCAGCAAACCCTTTTCTCTCCGCTACGACTTTTTCACCTTGCTTCTCAAGCCATTGCATTAAATCAGCTATTGCTAAACTTTCCTTCACAAAAAGCCCGCTGCGTTTCCTAATATAAACTTCGCTATACCTTAAACAAAATGCCTTTGCTATATCTTTGCTATGCCTTTGCTATATCTTTAGCAAAATAAGTTAGAACATGAATGCAAAAGTAAGCAAGCCACATTGTAATCTTGATTGATTATAGCACCAAATATGAGCAGAAGCCTGCTTATCAAAAGTCAGCTTTATGCTTAGACTTTTGTTTCGGCGGACTCAGAAGACGCTATTATAGCCGAAACACGGGTTATGGCAGCTGAAGCGGACTCAGAAGACGCTAATATGCTTCTGATCGTTATTTGGACAGGGAAATCAAAGAAATAACGGATTTCCTGTCCGCCTAATACCTCAAATCCTCTAAAAAGCCAGAATAGCGGAACCTCAGTCCTCAGTCCTCATCCTCAAGCTTAAGCGGCTCCCTAACCATCCTTTAGCGGCAAAGCTGCCTGTACTGCAGTATCCAAAAATTATTGCGATTATATCACATCTTTAATCAGGCAAACAACGGATTGCGCCGCGATTCCTTCGCCCCGTCCGGTGAAGCCGAGCTGCTCCGTCGTCGTTGCCTTCACATTCACCTGAGACACATCCGCCTCTAGGGCTCCTGCAATAATTTCCGCCATCTGCGGAATATAGGGCAGCATCTTCGGACGCTGTGCAATAATCGTCGAGTCAATGTTGCCAAGCTTATAGCCGCGCTCCTTGACGAGTCCCCAAATATGTACAAGCAGCTTCAAGCTATCGGCATCCTTGAACTCAGGGTCCGTATCAGGAAAATGCTTCCCAATATCGCCAAGCGCCAATGCGCCCAATATTGCATCGCTAATCGCATGCAGCAGCACGTCGGCATCGGAATGTCCCAGCAGCCCTTTTTCATATGGAATAGTTACACCGCCGATAATACACGGCCTGCCTTCTACCAATTGATGAACGTCAAAGCCTTGTCCTACACGAATCATAGTCAGCCTTCCCCTCTCTCCCGCTTCGCGAGCAAAAACTCCGCCCATGGCAAATCCTCAGGCGTCGTAATTTTTATATTTGTATAATCGCCTTCCGCTACGGCAACCGGTACGCCCATTCGCTCGACAACCATCGCGTCGTCCGTCCCCAGAAACCCCTCTTCTTGGGCCTGCTCATGCGCACGCACCAGCAGCTCACGACGAAAAGCCTGCGGCGTTTGAATCGCCCACAAGCTTCGGCGGTCAGGCGTCGAAACGATCAAGCCGTTATCGCCCACCTGTTTAATCGTATCCTTCACAGGCACGGCCAGCACAGCTGCACCTACACGCTCCGCCACGGAGCAGCAGGTGCCGACAGCAGCGGCCGTCACAAGCGGACGCACCCCATCATGCACCATAACCCACTCTATAGCAGGCGAAAGCGCCTGAATGCCGCTGTACACCGAATGCTGCCTTTCGCTGCCGCCTGCAACAACCGCCTTCACCTTGACGATGCCATAGCGGCTGACCAGCTCTTCTACCCGCCCCACGTCATCAGCGCCGACAACGACGATTATTTCTGCAAGGTTACCCAGCGAAGCGAACAGCTCCAGCGTATGTACAACAATCGGCTTGCCCTGCATTTCCAGGTACTGCTTGCTTTCCTTTGTCCCCATTCGCGAACCGCGTCCGGCCGCGACGACGACAACTCCCCATTTTGCCCCCATGCCCAATTCCCCTCAAATCTCTGTGCCGGTATTGTATCCCCTCTATCATACCTTTTTTACTGCGCTTTTTCCAACAGCTTCGGCTTGGCAAAAATCATCCGTCCAGCAGACGTTTGCAGCACGCTCGTTACAAGCACTTCCATCGTCGTGCCGATGTATTCGCGCCCACCCTCCACAACGATCATTGTGCCATCATCGAGATAAGCGACACCTTGTCCATGCTCCTTGCCGTCTTTAATGACCTGCACAATGATTTCTTCGCCTGGCAAAACGACGGGCTTCACAGCATTCGCCAAATCATTAATGTTCAAGACGGACACACCTTGCAGCTCGCACACCTTATTAAGGTTAAAATCATTCGTAACCACTTTGCCATGCAATGCCTTAGCCAGCTTCACCAGCTTGCTGTCCACCTCGCTGATTTCCTCAAAGTCACCTTCGTAGATAAGCACACGTACATCAAGCTCTTTCTGGATCTTATTCAAAATATCCAGCCCCCGACGGCCGCGGTTGCGCTTAAGCAGGTCCGAGGAATCGGCAATATGCTGCAGCTCCTCCAATACAAATTCAGGAATGACAAGCGTTCCCTCAATAAATCCGGTTTTGCAAATGTCGGCGATTCGCCCGTCAATAATAACGCTCGTATCCAAAATCTTATGCTCCTCGAAGTCGCTCGTCTCATCAATAACGGGAGCCGCTTTGCGCTGATTCCATAACTCAACGAGCTTTTCTGAAAGCTCATCCCGCTTGTTCCAGGAAATCCGCACGCCCAAATAGCCGAAGAATAGCGCCATTATGGCCGGCAGCATTACACCTACGCCTCCAATGTCTGACACCGCCGGATACAGCAGCACCGACAGCAGCAGCCCTACGAACAATCCTGCTGCACCAGCAAGCAAATCCTTGACCGGCATAGCCGAAGTCTGCTCCGCTCCACGCTGCATGAAACGAATGAGCGGATTTGCTGCCAAGGTTGCGAGTATGACCCCGCATAATGCGCCGATTCCAACATTCATGTAATAAGTACCGGAATGCTCAAGCATCCCAATAGATGGCTCAGCCCATAATCCCGATAAACTCGTCATACTGTGAAGCTCTCGTCCTGCCATTGCACCTAACATTATTCCAATTAATTGAATGATACGTCTTACCATATTCATCCACCTCCATTACAATTATGTTCCAATTGGGAACACTCTAACCGTCAAAGGTGAATGATTTTTCATTTTGAAATGCAGACCAAGTAAGCTTATAATGGAAACAAGGTTAGAAGTTGCTAAAGTTGATGAAAGAGGTGTAACCGATGAGCGCACCAACATTGGATCAATTTCAACAGCAAGTATCCGAGTTACTGCTAAGGCATCGGAGCCTGCTGGATGTCATGTCAAAGTTTGGGCAGGCTGGAACGTCAGTCAATCGTGCGGTAACGAAAGCCGTGACCGACTGCGGCTGCATTGAGCTTGCGGCTCGCAAGCAGCACTATTCCGATGAACCGAACCTGAAGAGCGCGAAAGAAACGCTGCAAAGCCACCTTTCTGGCGAGCTGTGCGAGCACTGCCGCGATGTGCTTAAGGCCGATCTCGGACGCAACCTGTTCTACATGACCGCGATGTGCAATCTGCTGGATATCCAGCTCGATGAAGTCATCGCTGATGAGTATGATAAATGCTCAACGCTTGGCCTATTTAATTTAACGTAAAGCGAAAGCCTGCACGGCCATTGCTACCTCCACATAATGGTGCAACATACACACCTGTATTCGTGTTGCTATCTTTGGCGGCACCGTCCATTTCCACCAAAAAAAAGCTGCAAACCACGTTTACATGGTTTGCAGCTTTTTTGGGTGCTTCCTCTTTTTAGGACGAACAAGGCTTCTGCGCTAACTGCATACTAGGCAATCGTCTCCGATTGCACCTGCTCCTCGTTTAGCTCCGTATGCTTGTTTTTACGTCTGCGCGGCTTAATGCGCCGATCAACGTTTTTTTTTAAGCCCCACAGCGCATATAGCAGAAGAGGGATGAAAATCAGCTTCGACAAATATTGATTGAACCAAATACCGATCACGAGCGAAAACACGACGATAATCGGCACGACCCAAATCGCGCTCTTCGGAATGCCAAACTTTTTGAAATTCGGGTAACGAACCGTGCTCACCATCAGAATGGAAAGAGCAAGCGTGCTAATTAACAGCACAATAACCGAAATATCATTTTTGAATAGAGCTAGCGTTGCCAAAACACCACCAGCTGCTGGAATCGGCAGCCCGATGAAATAACCGCTTGGCGTCTTCGTTACAACATTAAATCTAGCCAGCCGCAAAGCCCCGCAAATCGGGAATAACGCGGTAATGATCCAAGCCACTGCTGTATTTAAATCCTGAAAAGCGACTACATACATAATGAACGCCGGAGCTACTCCAAAGGAAATAACATCGGATAACGAATCGAGCTCCTTACCAAATTCGCTCTGTGCATTAAGCGCACGTGCCACTCTGCCATCCACGCCATCAAGCAGCATCGCGATAATAACCATCATAGCTGCAAATTCAGGCTTCTCATTAAATACCATAATAATGGCGATTACGCCAAGAAACAAATTTCCCACCGTGAAAAGGCTCGGTATTGACTTTATAAACATCTGTTCCACCTCTTCTCTACTATGCCCTAAGACCAACTACAAATGTATGATAATCGGGCGGTTTACATTCCATCAATTGTATGGGATTTAGATTTGCCTGTCAATGAACATTTGATCCTGAATTCGTTTCAAGCCTTCCTTGATCGCCCTTGCCCGAACTTCCCCAATACCGTCCACATCATCCAGCTCACCGATTGTCGCCATCATAATATGAGGCAGTCTGGCGAAGCGCTCGACCAGATTATTCATAATAATGAGCGGCAAGCGCGGGATTTTGTTGAGCAGACGATAGCCTCGCGGTGAAATGGATTCTTCCGCCATAGATGCGGTATGCGGATAGCCCAGCAAGCGGATAATGGGCGAGGCGTCCAGCAGCTCATCCGAGCTAAGCTTTTTCATCGCCAGCCGAATTTCCCGGATTTTCTCATCCGAATTATCTTTCGCATAATCCTTCAACAAATACCAAGCATCCTCGTCCACACCATCGACCAGCTCTTCGAGCTGCATCGCTATGAGGCGGCCTTCCGTCCCAAGCTCAGTCACATAACGTTTAATTTCCATTTTGACGCGCAGCACCATTTCTACACGCTGTACGACATGAGCGACCTCCTGTAAGGTGACTAGCTCTTCGAATTCAAGGACGGACAAATTTTTGAACGATTGATTCAATACCGCCTTGTATTTCTCCAGCGTCTGAATCGCCTGATTTGCTTTCGTTAAAATATTACCCATTTCCTTGAGCGCATACCGTAAATTTCCTTGATAAAGCGTAATAATATTTCGGCGCTGCGAAATGGATACGACGAGCTTGCCCGTCTGCTTGCCTACCCGCTCCGCGGTACGGTGGCGGATTCCTGTCTCAATAGACGGAATGGAGCTGTTCGGAATCAACTGCGTGTTGGCATACAGAATCCGCCGCATATCCTCGCTCAAAATAATTGCACCATCCATTTTTGCAAGCTCATATAAATAGTTGGGCGAGAAGTCGCAATTGATGGAAAAACCTCCATCTACAACCTCCATTACCTCAGGACTGTATCCCACAACGATTAGTGCCCCAGTCTTCGCCCGCAGCACGTTCTCTAAGCCGTCACGGAACGGGGTACCGGGCGCGACTAGCTGCAAAAGCTGGTTCATCGTTTCTATCTGGCTCTGTTCCTTCATCATCTTCCCCCTATCCTAGTGCTGCCGAGAGCGCTTCCGCTACGGTATTTACACCAATAATCTCAATGGATGCCGGCGGCTTCCAGCCCTTCAAGCTTTTCTCCGGCATAATAACGCGTTTGAAACCTAGCTTCTCGGCCTCCTTTACCCGCTGCTCAGCGCGCGAAACCGCACGCACCTCACCTGTCAAACCAACCTCTCCGAACACAACGTCGTAGGGTCTCGTTGGCGCATCCCGAAAGCTGGAAGCAAGACATACCGCTGCTGCTAAATCAACGGCTGGCTCATCCAGCTTGATTCCACCCGCTACATTTAAATAGGCATCCTGCGTCTGAAGAAACATGCCGTTTCGCTTCTCAAGCACCGCAATGATCAGCGCCATGCGATGATGGTCAAGCCCCGCTGTCATTCGCCTTGGCGATGGGAAATTCGTCGTCGCGACCAGCGCCTGCAATTCCACCAATACAGGACGGGTTCCCTCCATGCTAGCAACAACAATAGAGCCTGCTACGCCAAGCGGACGCTCAGATAAAAACAACTCAGAAGGATTCAGCACCTCACGCAAGCCTTCCTCGCCCATCTCGAAAATTCCGATCTCATTCGTTGAGCCGAATCGGTTCTTCACCGCGCGCAGCAGCCTGTAGGTATGATGGCGCTCACCTTCAAAATACAACACGCAATCAACCATATGCTCCAGCATCCGCGGCCCAGCGATGGCGCCTTCCTTCGTCACATGCCCGACCAGCACCGTTGCAATTCCTTTGATTTTGGCGACTCGCATAAAATGCGCTGTGCATTCCCGTACCTGGGACACGCTGCCTGGCGCAGATTGCACCCCTGGGTCATAAACCGTCTGGATCGAGTCAATAACGAGAAAATCGGGGTCCACCGATTCAATTGCCTCGTTAATATGATCCATATTTGTTTCGCAAAGCACATACAAGGATTCCGTCAGCGCACCAAGCCGATCCGCTCTTAGCCTCGTTTGCCGTACCGATTCCTCACCCGATATATAGAGAACCTTCAATCCCTTCGTTGCCAATGCATGCGAGGTTTGCAGCAGCAACGTGGATTTTCCGATACCGGGGTCGCCCCCTACCAGCAAAAGGGAGCCCGGCACGACGCCTCCGCCAAGCACGCGGTTCAGCTCCTTCAAGCTCGTTTCAATCCGCGGTTCCTTCCCGCTCTCTATATGTATGATTGATTGTGGCTTTTCTTTCGTTTGCGCAACACGCAAACCGACTCCCTGCGTCTTGACGACTGTTTCCTTCTCTTCAATCATGGAATTCCATGAATGGCACCCCGGGCATTTGCCCATCCACTTTGGCGACTCTGTTCCACATTCATTGCACACGAATTTCGTTTTTATTTTTGCCATATCCGGCTCCTTTTACTAAAAAACACGATCATTAAAAGTTTACCATTTAATGTGGATTGTATAAACCCCTACTTCCTTATACGCAAAAAAGTTCCCTGTCAACCATAGGAGGAAGAAGGAAACTTTCTGTAAAAGACTACCTATATCCGCTAACCTTTAAGCTTGAATAGTCGCTTGCCGCGCCACAATAACGCGATGGGTTGAAAGCTGCGAGCCGAGCATAATGACTTCATTTTGCTGGCTATGGCAGCCTTCACCTGCCTTTTTTTGACGATGTGCGTGCGCCTGACGGAAGGAATCGCTGTTGACCCAGCCTTCGAACGACGCTTTATTCTCCCATGTTGTTCCAACTCTCAGCTCATCATAGTCCACCAAGTTTTCCATAAGCAGCACTTCCATCCGGATAAAGCCGGGAGAAAGCTCAATTCCCTTCGTATGCTGGAACCGCTCGGCTACGGCCTCCCCATGCCCTTTTTTAATTTTAATGGTGTTCGTGACCACGATCATGATGTTACTCCTCCTATCAAGCCTGAAGGCTTTCCAAATAAGCGTAAACGCCGCGCGACTCCTCGCCACCCATCTTGGCATGAACGATGAGCGGAATACCATGCGAGCCAATGGCATCTTTCGCCGAGGGGTCATCGCTTAAAATCGCATGAACGACTTCCAGCTTGCCTAACATCGCCGCGGCAAACAAATCTAGTCTTGCTCCACGCTCCAGCAAATATAGCGCAATATCCCTACGGCCAACATGAGCGGCTGCGCCCAGCGCATTTTCCCAATCACCATCGCCCCAGTCACAGGCAGCGTGCAGCAGTTCCGGCTCTTCATTCAGCATTTGCTTTACCTTGTCAAAATCCATATGCGCTGCTCTAACGAACTGCTTAATATATTCATTTGATAAATATGAAGCCTCTTCAGCCGTTACTCTGGCCGCATGCAAACCCATACCCTATTACCGCCTTCCGTCATGTAATCCGTTCTTCGTCATTTTATTTGAAAGAGATTATCGTCAAAGTATTGCCTACTCTTAATAAGATACACGATAATGATTCTCATTGTCAAATAAATAAAGAAGAAATTCCACCTGCCAAGCACATAAAAAAGCTTCCAGAAACCGTCATGCTCACGGGCTCTGGAAGCTTTCATTTATTGTGCAAAGCTGCATAAATCTAGCTCACCGATTTTGCTGATAAGCTGTGATCCGTTGTGCAGCATTCTTACTATTTTTATGATTTAGCTGCCGGCTCCTCGGATGCTTTCTCCAAATCAAGAGGCCCCGCTTTCGTAACCGTCAAAGCGCCATCCTTCTCATCAATCGTGAATCGGTCACCCTTTTGAATGCTGCCCGTGAGCAGTTCCTCAGACAACCGATCTTCGATATGCTTCTGAATCGCACGACGAAGTGGACGTGCACCATATTGCGGATCAAAGCCTTCCTTCGCCAAAAATGCTTTCGCTGCGTCAGTCAGCAAGAAGTCGACATCCTGCTCGCGCAGACGTTTGCGCAGATCGTCAGACATCAAGGTCACGATTTCGGCGATATGCTCCTGCTCCAGCGAGTGGAAAACGATCGTCTCATCAATCCGGTTCAAGAACTCAGGGCGGAAGCTCTTCTTGAGCTCAGCCATGACTTTATCCTTCATTTGGATGAAGTCGCGGCCAGCATCATGAACAGCCGTAAAGCCCAGCGAAGAATTCCGTTTAATTTGATCCGCGCCCACGTTCGACGTCATGATGATCAGCGTATTGCGGAAATCGACTACACGACCTTTAGAGTCAGTCAGACGGCCATCCTCCAGCACCTGCAGCAAAATGTTGAACACTTCTGGATGAGCCTTCTCAATCTCATCGAGCAATACAACCGAATAAGGCTTGCGGCGTACTTTCTCGGTCAATTGACCGCCTTCCTCATAACCAACATATCCTGGAGGCGCCCCTACGAGACGGGAAGTGGAATGCTTCTCCATATACTCCGACATATCAATGCGGATAATGGCATTCTCATCGCCAAACATCGCTTCTGCAAGCGCGCGGGCAAGCTCGGTTTTACCTACACCTGTTGGACCGAGGAAAATGAAGGAGCCCATCGGGCGCTTCGGATCCTTAAGACCGGCACGAGCACGGCGCATAGCGCGCGATACGGCTTTGACTGCTTCTTCTTGACCGATAACACGGTCGTGAAGAATGGATTCCATTTTCAGCAGACGCTCAGTCTCTTCCTCTGCCAGCTTGCTTACCGGAATGCCGGTCCAACTCGCTACCACCTGTGCAATATCCTCAGGTGTCACTTCGGAATCGGTACGACCTTGTTTTTCTTTCCACTGGTTTTTCGTAATATCCAGCTCTTCGCGCATCTTCTGCTCCGTATCGCGAAGCGCAGCCGCTTTCTCGAACTCTTGGCTCTGAACAGCGGAGTCCTTCTCCTTGCGGATATCCTCCAGACGGTTCTCAAGCTGCTTGAGGTTTGGCGGAATCGTATAGGAGTTGAGGCGAACCTTCGAGCCCGCTTCATCAATCAGGTCGATCGCTTTATCCGGCAGGAAACGATCCGTAATGTAGCGGTCGGACAGCTTCACCGCTTGAACAATCGCTTCATCGGTAATTTTCACCCGGTGATGCGCTTCATAACGATCGCGCAGACCGTACAAAATTTGTACCGCTTCTTCTGGCGATGGCTGGTCTACCGTAATCGGTTGGAAACGGCGCTCCAGCGCAGCATCCTTCTCGATATATTTGCGATATTCATCTAGCGTTGTAGCGCCGATACATTGCAGCTCACCGCGTGCTAGCGCCGGCTTCAAAATATTCGATGCATCAATCGCGCCCTCAGCACCACCTGCACCAATTAGCGTATGAAGCTCATCAATGAACAAAATGATATTGCCAGCTTGGCGGATTTCATCCATAATTTTTTTCAACCGGTCCTCAAACTCACCGCGGTATTTCGTACCTGCTACGACAGAGCCCATATCAAGCGTCATGACGCGTTTGTCGCGCAGTGTTTCCGGAATTTCATTCGCAATAATTTTTTGCGCCAGTCCTTCGGCAATAGCCGTTTTACCAACGCCTGGTTCCCCAATTAGAACCGGATTGTTCTTCGTCCGTCGGCTAAGCACTTGAATGACGCGCTCAATTTCTTTGCTGCGGCCAATAACCGGATCGAGATTGCCTTCTTTAGCAAAGGAGGTCAAATCGCGGGCAAGTCCATCCAGCGTTGGCGTGCTCACATTAGATGGAGCGCCATGGTTGCTCGAGATGGCTTCGCTGCTGCCAAGCAATTGCAGCACTTGCTGACGTGCTTTGTTCAGGCTTATGCCAAGGTTGTTCAGCACACGTGCTGCCACGCCTTCGCCTTCACGAATGAGTCCGAGCAAAATATGCTCCGTTCCAACATACGTATGGCCAAGCTTTCTCGCTTCATCCATAGACAGCTCTATAACCTTTTTCGCACGTGGCGTATAGGCAATGTTAGTTGGCTGCTCCTGGCCTCTTCCGATCAAAGCTTCAACCTCATCCTGAATTTTCTCTAGGCCCAGGCCGAGTCCAATCAGCGCTTTCGCTGCGATGCCTTCCCCTTCACGAATCAGTCCGAGCAAAATATGCTCTGTACCGATATTGTTATGTCCAAGACGAACTGCTTCCTCCTGCGCCAATGCAAGCACCTTCTGTGCTCGTTCCGTAAATCTTCCGAACATCATCGTTACGCACCCCCATGTTCCATTTGACTTCGCAACTGCTTGCGAATTAGTTCAGCCCGGCGATAATCCCGCTGCTCCGCATTCATCGTTTCCTTAAATACTTGCTGTAAGAAGCCCGGCTGCGTCATAATCAATAATTCATTCATAACTTGAGGCGTTATATTATCCAGCAAGCCCAGGTCAACGCCCAGCCTTACATCTGAAAGCCGCTGTGCCGCTTCCTTCGTATCCATAACAGCCGCATAGGATAAAATCCCATATGACCGCTTTACTCTATCTTCAATTCGCAGCTTAGACTCTGCTAGCAGCCGTATCCGAGCTGCTTTCTCATGTTCGATAATTTGTCTGGCTACGCTGTACAGGTTTTCAATAATTTCTGATTCGGATTGTCCGAGTGTAATCTGATTCGAGATTTGAAACACATTGCCAAGCGCCTCGCTGCCTTCCCCATATAATCCGCGAACCGCGAGTCCTACCTGTGTGACGGCCTGCAAAATCCGATTGATTTGCGAGGTTAGTACGAGTGCCGGCAAATGCACCATGATGGATACGCGTATACCTGTTCCAACGTTAGTCGGGCAGGTTGTTAAATAACCGCGTTTCTCATCAAAAGCATATTCGGTCTCCGCTTCAAAAATATCATCAATCTGATTCGCCAGTGTCCAAGCCTCCTGGATTTGAAAACCCGGATAAAGGCATTGAATTCGCAAATGGTCTTCTTCATTAATCATGATGCTCACCGATTCATTATCGCTGAGAATGAAGGCTCCGCCTCGAGATTCATTAGCCAAATTCGGGCTAATCAAATGCTTTTCGACCAATACACGCTTCTCCAGCTCCGTAAGCTCGGATAACACGATGGTATCGAAATGGCCGATCGGCTCAAGCTTTCCAGATGCTCCGATAGCAGCTAACTGCTCCATAACCTCAAGCGACTGCTCCTTCGTAGCAAGCAATGGGAACGGATAATGGTTCAAGTTTCTGGCGATCCGTATACGGCTGCTGATCACAATATCTGACTCTGGACCATCCCCTTTCATCCAATCGCTTAACGCTTGCTCTGAAAAACGACGACTTTTCAAGAGATATCCTCCTTACTTCACGACTTACAGCTCTGCTATTTTACGCTCAAGCTCACGAATACGATCCCTGATTTGAGCCGCACTTTCAAATTCTTCTTGTTCAATACAATCATATAGCTCGCGTCTGAGCTGATCAAGCTCACGTTTATTTTGCAATTGTCCTCCAGTGCGCTTCGGAATTTTCCCCGTATGCACCGTACTACCATGTACCCTTTTGAGCAGCGGATCTAACTTATCTGAAAAATGTTTGTAGCAGGCGCTACAGCCAAAGCGTCCGATCTTGCTGAACTGCGCATAAGTAAATCCGCATTCGTCACAGCGTATGACCGGGCAAGCCTTCGTCCCCGCCGAACCCGATGTTCCAGATGGATCAAAATCAAGCAGACCCGACAGCAAGCTGTGAATAGAGAAGCCATTCGCCGTACCCGGGATGCCTTCACCCCGTTCACGAGCGCAAGCTTCACAAATGTGAAACTCCGTCTTCTCCCCACCGACAATCTTCGTAAAATGAAGCGTTGCCGGCCTCTTGCCGCATTCCTGACAAATCAAGACAAATCACCCCTTTCCATGCACTTGCGCACGGTAAGTTATTTAACCAGAAGCGATATTAGCATCGCTCTCAGCAAACGGGCCCTTACCTCATCACGCAGCGGGAGCTTGACGGCAATTGTTTCCCGATCAATGGCTGCCCGCAGCAGCTGTGCTTCACGCTTCGTCACCAGCATCGCTTCTTCAAGCTGATAAATCAGCCCTTCCGCCACACTCTGCTCCACGCAATCTCCAATCGTCTGCCTGATATGAAATTGAATCGTCTGCAGCGCTGGCAACTCTACCCGCTGAATCCGGACATAGCCTCCGCCTCCACGCTTCGATTCGACCATGTAACCCTTCTCCAGTGTAAATCGTGTACTAATCACGTAATTAATCTGGGAAGGGACGCACGAAAATTTCTCAGCCAGCTCATTGCGCTGTATTTCCACCAAGCCTTCCGTACTTTCCTGAAGCATATTTTTTAAATACTGTTCAATGAGATCGGAAATGTTTCGCATATCACCAACCCCCCTGGTACTGCATGGAGCACAAGCTTTAGCTTATTCATATGCAGCTCCCACTGACTTTGACTTTCTTTGACTTTAATTTTATTATACGCAAAATTTAAGAAAGGTCAAGAGATGGAATCTTAATTTTCTGACTATTCATCCACCAGCATTTATACACAAAGCTACTACCTAGCATGATGCGAAAAAGCTCTAATTATACCCGACCTGCCTAGATCAGTTCTATTTATAAACAGGCTGTGCATAAAAAGTGAACGATTGTGCATAAATCCTATTTACAATTGCTCCATATAAGGTTTAATAAACTTACCCACATGTGAACAATTACACCATAACAGACTTATTCACGCCACAAAAAAATACTATGCACCTCATCCACGGCTGTAGATAAGTTGTGCACAGCATTTTCATTCTATGATTGTTAATCTCACTTATGTGACAACAAAAAACCTGTCGCAATGATTGCGACAGGCTTCTCGTGCTTGGCGACGTCCTACTCTCCCAGGACCCTGCGGTCCAAGTACCATCGGCGCTGGAGGGCTTAACGGTCGTGTTCGGGATGGGAACGCGTGGTTCCCCTCCGCCATCGCCACCAAACGGGTACTTTTCGCTGAGTTCCTTCTCGAATCAGCTTCGAAAAGATTCAACGATTATCAAAGTATTGCTACCTTGAAAACTGGATGCGAAAGACAAGCTCTGAAACTTTAGCGTATTTGTTAGGATAAGCCC
This window encodes:
- the radA gene encoding DNA repair protein RadA, whose amino-acid sequence is MAKIKTKFVCNECGTESPKWMGKCPGCHSWNSMIEEKETVVKTQGVGLRVAQTKEKPQSIIHIESGKEPRIETSLKELNRVLGGGVVPGSLLLVGGDPGIGKSTLLLQTSHALATKGLKVLYISGEESVRQTRLRADRLGALTESLYVLCETNMDHINEAIESVDPDFLVIDSIQTVYDPGVQSAPGSVSQVRECTAHFMRVAKIKGIATVLVGHVTKEGAIAGPRMLEHMVDCVLYFEGERHHTYRLLRAVKNRFGSTNEIGIFEMGEEGLREVLNPSELFLSERPLGVAGSIVVASMEGTRPVLVELQALVATTNFPSPRRMTAGLDHHRMALIIAVLEKRNGMFLQTQDAYLNVAGGIKLDEPAVDLAAAVCLASSFRDAPTRPYDVVFGEVGLTGEVRAVSRAEQRVKEAEKLGFKRVIMPEKSLKGWKPPASIEIIGVNTVAEALSAALG
- the disA gene encoding DNA integrity scanning diadenylate cyclase DisA encodes the protein MKEQSQIETMNQLLQLVAPGTPFRDGLENVLRAKTGALIVVGYSPEVMEVVDGGFSINCDFSPNYLYELAKMDGAIILSEDMRRILYANTQLIPNSSIPSIETGIRHRTAERVGKQTGKLVVSISQRRNIITLYQGNLRYALKEMGNILTKANQAIQTLEKYKAVLNQSFKNLSVLEFEELVTLQEVAHVVQRVEMVLRVKMEIKRYVTELGTEGRLIAMQLEELVDGVDEDAWYLLKDYAKDNSDEKIREIRLAMKKLSSDELLDASPIIRLLGYPHTASMAEESISPRGYRLLNKIPRLPLIIMNNLVERFARLPHIMMATIGELDDVDGIGEVRARAIKEGLKRIQDQMFIDRQI
- a CDS encoding PIN/TRAM domain-containing protein translates to MVRRIIQLIGIMLGAMAGRELHSMTSLSGLWAEPSIGMLEHSGTYYMNVGIGALCGVILATLAANPLIRFMQRGAEQTSAMPVKDLLAGAAGLFVGLLLSVLLYPAVSDIGGVGVMLPAIMALFFGYLGVRISWNKRDELSEKLVELWNQRKAAPVIDETSDFEEHKILDTSVIIDGRIADICKTGFIEGTLVIPEFVLEELQHIADSSDLLKRNRGRRGLDILNKIQKELDVRVLIYEGDFEEISEVDSKLVKLAKALHGKVVTNDFNLNKVCELQGVSVLNINDLANAVKPVVLPGEEIIVQVIKDGKEHGQGVAYLDDGTMIVVEGGREYIGTTMEVLVTSVLQTSAGRMIFAKPKLLEKAQ
- the ispF gene encoding 2-C-methyl-D-erythritol 2,4-cyclodiphosphate synthase, which codes for MIRVGQGFDVHQLVEGRPCIIGGVTIPYEKGLLGHSDADVLLHAISDAILGALALGDIGKHFPDTDPEFKDADSLKLLVHIWGLVKERGYKLGNIDSTIIAQRPKMLPYIPQMAEIIAGALEADVSQVNVKATTTEQLGFTGRGEGIAAQSVVCLIKDVI
- the pssA gene encoding CDP-diacylglycerol--serine O-phosphatidyltransferase, giving the protein MFIKSIPSLFTVGNLFLGVIAIIMVFNEKPEFAAMMVIIAMLLDGVDGRVARALNAQSEFGKELDSLSDVISFGVAPAFIMYVVAFQDLNTAVAWIITALFPICGALRLARFNVVTKTPSGYFIGLPIPAAGGVLATLALFKNDISVIVLLISTLALSILMVSTVRYPNFKKFGIPKSAIWVVPIIVVFSLVIGIWFNQYLSKLIFIPLLLYALWGLKKNVDRRIKPRRRKNKHTELNEEQVQSETIA
- a CDS encoding DUF1573 domain-containing protein, encoding MSAPTLDQFQQQVSELLLRHRSLLDVMSKFGQAGTSVNRAVTKAVTDCGCIELAARKQHYSDEPNLKSAKETLQSHLSGELCEHCRDVLKADLGRNLFYMTAMCNLLDIQLDEVIADEYDKCSTLGLFNLT
- the ispD gene encoding 2-C-methyl-D-erythritol 4-phosphate cytidylyltransferase; translated protein: MGAKWGVVVVAAGRGSRMGTKESKQYLEMQGKPIVVHTLELFASLGNLAEIIVVVGADDVGRVEELVSRYGIVKVKAVVAGGSERQHSVYSGIQALSPAIEWVMVHDGVRPLVTAAAVGTCCSVAERVGAAVLAVPVKDTIKQVGDNGLIVSTPDRRSLWAIQTPQAFRRELLVRAHEQAQEEGFLGTDDAMVVERMGVPVAVAEGDYTNIKITTPEDLPWAEFLLAKRERGEG